DNA from Pelodiscus sinensis isolate JC-2024 chromosome 1, ASM4963464v1, whole genome shotgun sequence:
CCTGTTCCTTCGCTGCAccagctccttgcagggcggcCCACAGATGTGCCAACCCAGCGCCAAGGACTCACCAAAATCTTGGCTGCAGAAGTTTTCCAGGAACTCCTTTTCGCTGGGCCCTCGGCTGATGCAGGCTGCGCACACGGCATCTGGCAGGGGGAGAAAGAGCAGTCTTGAGAACGGGGGGCAAGGAACAGTCCGCAACGGCTGAAGAACATTTGTTTGGTTTAGATAGAGCAGAAATCACACCTACCTCTCCTGGAAGACTCTATGGAGGACTGGAGAGCTGGTCTCTGTGCAATTCGACCAGATTGACTGAGATGCACAGGGATTTGAGCTCAGATTTCTAAAAGCTTTTCTTGTTTTTTGGCTAACACCCAAGGCTGGGTTAACTTTTTGTCCTGGACCGTGGCCACGCTCCCACACTGTGCCCCGAGACCCTACCCCTGGGCTGTGCCCTGACGCCCTGCACCATCCTGGGCTCTTCCCCCTGAGGCCCAACCAGCTCCTCACccagggaatggggacagagagaAGCAAGCAGCAGGCccgcaggagggggcagagaagaatGAGTGGTGGGGCGgtaagaggaggagaggagaggagtggagTGAGCAAAGGATGGGGCATCAGGGGGAAGAGGCTAAGCAGGGAGGCGGGGCCTTAGAGCAGGGAGGCGGGGCCTTAGAGCAGGGAGGCGGGGCCATGGTTGGGGTGCTAGGCTGGGCGCCACTGGCAGCACCACTGCGAACCTGGTTCTGTTAACACCTAATAGTTTCCATTGCCTGAAAACACTTGGGGGAAACTCCCTGCTAAggatccggcccctgggggctttcAGACCCAGCTTGAGAAGGCTCGCCAGCCGCATCGCCCAGCCCTGCAGCGCGCTTTCCAGCAGAACCAGCACCCACCGGCCGGATAGGGGGGAGGTAAGACGAGAGAGAAAGACACCGGGTTTAAAAAGCCACCTTGCCGGCCTTCCTTCTGCAGCCCAGAGAACCCGGCACGAGAAACCAAGCGCTCCCTTCCGCGGGTCACCCGTCCCTGAACGGAGCCTGGGAACGCTGGAGCGCAGCATCGGGGAGAGGGCTACGAGAACGAGTCGCGCTCTGGGGAGCGCACCTCCCAGCGCCATCCCCTCAGCATCTCCGCAGGACGGCGGAGAGACAGGACAGCCGTGAGTCTTGGCCGCAGACCCATTGGCAGGGCGGTGGGTatcacagccttcccaaaacaccaggcatggccctgctcACCTACTGGGGACGGAGTGTCActgcccccagcgcccgcccaccccatgctccagggccggAGAGACTGGGGCCACACGCCATCCTCCCTCCCCGTGGTgctgagagaggggctggggccatgtgccgcTCCAACTCCCCGTGATGCTGCAGGGTggggcttgggcagaagggacagggttgagggcggggctggggggcttgcctcccccgcCCTACCTTCATGCAACGCCCATGCCCATTGGGGACCTCCCTCTGGAGTGCATGGAGGATTTCAAATAAGGCTTCCCCGGGGGGACAGATGGGGCTTCCCAGCCTCGGCCACTCTCTTAGGAGAGGGAAAACTCTCATTTCAGACCAGAGGGACAAGCGTGGCCAGATACCCAGGAGATTGGCTCTTTGACCTGGTGTCTGAtcgggagtttggggggaaggtaGAAAAGCCGTCACCCCCAAGCGGGCAGCATGAGGAGAAGAGGAATGAGAAGGAAGACAAccctactagggttgccaggtgtccggtttttgcctggactgtccgttatttgggtcccctgtctggtaaaaaaaaacaaaaaataccggacatgtatttcctgtttccctgggacgGAAACtcagcagggacaattttcccctgaaGTATCAGGCGGGgtcaggggagtgaggagcacggggccatttaaaggcgcagtgacttttttttttttttcttaacaactttggtctcccccccttttttttctccacagaatTTTTTCTTGGTGGttttgtgacatagtggggggtaccttgctggttgctatgctgggcagtgggctgtgggtgacctccactgtctgtagcatggcccagcagggcagaggatgagtcattatgcaagggggctccaaacctgtccgaccagttatctcccagggagcggaacaatgggaagaaggcggagtggagccctggctaggaggcagggctggaagagagtggtagtttcggtctgggaagcaggggagaaggagctagggaggggggctgggattgtagggcccagccaccccccatctcaagggagggcactgaggcctcctagccccagttcctgtaaccagattacatctgtgctgtgctgtatcctggagaagcaataaactcctgttctactggctggtgaagtctgttcgtgccactacgggggtgcaggagatggggaaaccccaacgcaccatcacaggttatttttttggggggggggggggggttgttggtattttttattaaaccatctagcaaccctaaacCCTACCGCTCACCCGATCATGTGGAGGTGGCTCCCCACGCTAGAGGACTCATTAATGTCGCAAAGCTACACTAGAGCCCGTGGCTGGACGCTGAAGTCGGCAAAGGCCGATCTGCAAAGGAGAGGCAGATTTTTCACAGTGAGGGCCATTAACGATTGGAGCCACTTTCCAAGGGCTGGGATCAATCTTGGAGCCTTTCCATGGCGCCGAGGAGTTAAGTGCTCCTTCGGCCGCAAGGCATTTGGTCTTGTGCCGGAATCGGAGGGTGAAATTCCACAGCCCGTGTTGTGCAGGCGGGCAGCCCAGAGGAGCAAAATGATCCCGGCTCGCCTTCAAATCTGCCGTCCGCTCCGGCGACGAGGGCTGGATAGATACGGGTGAGGCCAGGGCGTTTCTCCCCAGCGCGTGCCGTGTCCGTGCCCTTGCACTCTGTCTGACCCCTGGCTTTCGGAGACCGGCCTAATCCATGGCATGACatgtgggcggggctgggggggggagtaaCATGAAGCACAAACTGCCCCAGGCCCACCGTTAAACAAGAACAGGCACACAGCGGCCCTGAGCCAGGCTTTGATTGCAATGACCCGAGACTGACCCTACCGCCGCCACCGCATCACGGTGCCAGGATCTCGGGGCTAAGTGCCGGGCACCAGCTGCCCGCTTGGCCTCACCTTCCTTCGGGAGTTGGAGCCTGTCGTCTGGGCCGGCCGGCGGGACGCACAGTTCGTTCCCCCGCGGGAACCGGCTGCAGTTGAACATCTCTGGCCAGGGGAAGCCGAAGGCGGCCATGACAGGGGTGCAGCCGTCTCTCACCGCCTCGCACAGGGACCGGCATGGATAGACAGGCTCCTCCATGTCGCTGATGCACACGGGGGCGAAGAGGGAGCACAGGAACTTCTTGGTGTCCCCGTGGCACTGCTTGGTGAGCAGGGGCACCCAGGAGGCGGCTTGCTGCAGTGCTTCCTTCATGCTCTCGTGGCCCAGCAGGTTAGGCAGCCGCATCTCGCTGTAGCCCACGCCATGGCAgagggtcatgctgctggggacGGGCTTGCAGCTGCTCCGCTGGGCGCTGGGCCGAGCCAGCTGGTAGGTGAACGCAGCAGCCCGAGAAGGGGAGGGCCACACCCAtgccaggagggccaggagcagcaggacgtCCATCGGGACTCTGTGGGAGCAAGAGGCAGATCCCTGCTGTTAGCGGGTTATTCTAACCTGACGGGGTCAGCTCACGGGATGGGAGGCGAGAGGGGGCTGCCCTCACTAGAGCACCTGCCCTGCTCAGGCACTGCCTTTGGCTAATAACTTGTGAGCGCCCGGAAGGCAGGGGCTGATACTGATGTTACTGGGTTcccagagggaaactgaggca
Protein-coding regions in this window:
- the LOC106732262 gene encoding secreted frizzled-related protein 2-like, encoding MDVLLLLALLAWVWPSPSRAAAFTYQLARPSAQRSSCKPVPSSMTLCHGVGYSEMRLPNLLGHESMKEALQQAASWVPLLTKQCHGDTKKFLCSLFAPVCISDMEEPVYPCRSLCEAVRDGCTPVMAAFGFPWPEMFNCSRFPRGNELCVPPAGPDDRLQLPKEDAVCAACISRGPSEKEFLENFCSQDFALKMSIKALASEDGDLKVMPELKSRTLYKQEGWSEEELKKPILWLVHGETCACEELRGQGAVVLAMGHKVAGRLVISWVRRWQRGERELKKFTRAVRKFQC